A genomic window from Lotus japonicus ecotype B-129 chromosome 1, LjGifu_v1.2 includes:
- the LOC130733008 gene encoding uncharacterized protein LOC130733008, which yields MWRSLRCCCVAQHLKKCALVLDHIYKKIMKKTKSYTIILLREVPTVGFAVLLWRNNWNALALEGPHMKQRGFMNKMNERVLKVMKNTGLEELIELGSQIFGTAYHGKWKGTDVEIEQINDRCFAVKP from the exons ATGTGGAGGTCTTTGAGGTGCTGTTGCGTGGCTCAACACTTGAAGAAGTGTGCCTTGGTATTGGATCACAT ATACAAGAAGATAATGAAGAAAACTAAGAGCTATACTATAATCCTACTCAGAGAAGTGCCAACCGTTGGCTTTGCAGTACTATTATGGAGAAACAATTGGAATGCTCTTGCTTTGGAAGGACCCCATATGAagcaaagaggcttcatgaatAAAATGAATGAAAGAGTTTTGAAG GTTATGAAGAATACTGGCCTTGAAGAACTGATAGAATTAGGTTCTCAGATCTTTGGGACTGCATATCACGGAAAATGGAAAGGTACTGATGTAGAAATTGAGCAAATTAATGATAGGTGTTTTGCTGTAAAGCCTTAA
- the LOC130733007 gene encoding pentatricopeptide repeat-containing protein At3g06920: protein MSNMKILSRVQVLKFRFVLQSGKIDPLSKRFLCSSSSSSSSSNGSHFSPSSEKKVNPFIDTHHDNATKSESARKTVLDICRVLETGPWGPSIEDALNLFDEMPQPEFVVGVMRRLKDVNVALQYFRWVEGKAEQVHCPEVYNALLMVMARTRNLDYLEQILEEMSLAGFGPSSTTCIELVTSFVKSRKLREAFGVIETMRKFKFRPAFSAYTTLIGALSASNEADLMLNLFHQMQEMGYEVSIHLFTTLVRSIARLGRMDAALSLLDEMKSNSFSADLVLYNVCIDCFGKVGKVDMAWKFFHEMKAQGLVPDDVTYTSMIGVLCKAERVDEAVELFEELDLNRSVPCVYAYNTMIMGYGSVGKFDEAYNLLERQKRKGCIPSVIAYNCILTCLRRKGNVEEALRIFEEMKKDAAPNLTTYNILIDMLCNAGNLEAALKVQNTMKEAGLFPNIVTVNIMIDRLCKAQRLDEACSIFLELDHEVCTPDAVTFCSLINGLGRHGRVNDAYKLYEKMLDSDQPPNVVVYTSLIRTFFKCGRKEDGHKIFREMVDRGCSPDLMLLNTYMDCVFKGGEIEKGRALFEEIKARGLVPDAWSYSILIHGLVKAGCSKETYKLFYEMKEQGLHLDTRAYNAVIDGFCKSGKVNKAYQLLEEMKTKGLQPTVVTYGSVIDGLAKIDRLDEAYMLFEEAKSIGVDLNLVIYSSLIDGFGKVGRIDEAYLIMEELMQKGLTPNTYTWSCLLDALVKAEEIDEALVCFQNMKNLKCSPNDVTYAIMINGLCKIRKFNKAFVFWQEMQKQGLKPNPITYTTMISGLAKAGNVREARDLFERFKASGGVPDSACYNAMMEGLSNANKAMDAYALFEETRRRGCRIHSKTCVVLLDALHKAECLEQAAIVGAVLREMARSQHATRLS from the exons ATGTCTAACATGAAGATTCTCTCAAGGGTCCAAG TTCTGAAGTTTCGGTTTGTTCTCCAATCTGGGAAAATTGACCCTTTATCCAAGAGGTTCTTATGCTCATCATCATCTTCGTCTTCATCTTCAAATGGGTCTcatttttctccttcttctgaGAAAAAAGTTAACCCATTTATCGATACCCACCATGACAATGCAACAAAATCTGAGAGTGCGAGGAAGACTGTGCTTGATATATGCCGGGTTTTGGAAACTGGTCCTTGGGGACCTTCCATCGAGGATGCTCTCAACTTGTTTGATGAAATGCCTCAACCGGAATTCGTTGTTGGAGTGATGAGGAGGTTGAAGGATGTGAATGTGGCATTGCAGTATTTTAGATGGGTGGAGGGTAAAGCTGAACAAGTGCATTGCCCAGAAGTTTACAATGCTCTTCTCATGGTTATGGCTAGGACTAGAAACTTGGATTACTTGGAACAGATTCTTGAAGAAATGAGTCTGGCTGGATTTGGACCCTCTAGTACTACTTGTATTGAGCTGGTTACGAGTTTTGTCAAGTCGCGGAAGCTAAGAGAAGCTTTTGGAGTCATTGAAACGATGAGGAAGTTCAAGTTTCGCCCTGCTTTTTCAGCTTACACCACACTGATTGGTGCCCTCTCTGCATCTAATGAAGCTGATCTCATGCTCAATCTCTTTCATCAAATGCAGGAAATGGGTTATGAAGTGAGCATACATTTGTTTACCACGCTTGTTCGCTCAATTGCCAGGCTGGGCCGCATGGATGCTGCTCTTTCCTTGCTGGATGAGATGAAGAGTAACTCATTTAGTGCAGATCTTGTCCTTTACAATGTATGCATAGACTGTTTTGGTAAAGTTGGTAAGGTGGATATGGCTTGGAAATTCTTTCATGAGATGAAAGCACAAGGGTTGGTGCCTGATGATGTGACATATACTAGCATGATAGGAGTTCTTTGCAAGGCTGAGAGGGTAGATGAAGCTGTTGAGCTGTTTGAAGAACTGGATCTCAACAGGAGTGTCCCTTGTGTTTATGCTTATAATACCATGATTATGGGTTATGGTTCAGTTGGGAAATTTGATGAAGCATACAACTTACTTGAGAGACAAAAGAGAAAGGGATGTATACCTAGTGTGATAGCATATAACTGCATTCTGACTTGCCTAAGAAGGAAGGGCAATGTAGAGGAAGCGTTGAGGATATttgaagaaatgaaaaaagATGCAGCACCCAATCTTACAACCTACAATATTTTAATTGACATGCTTTGTAATGCAGGAAATCTCGAAGCTGCTTTGAAAGTTCAAAACACCATGAAAGAGGCTGGCTTATTCCCTAATATTGTGACTGTAAATATAATGATTGATCGGCTATGTAAAGCTCAAAGACTTGATGAAGCTTGCTCCATATTTTTGGAATTGGATCATGAAGTTTGTACCCCTGATGCAGTAACATTTTGCTCACTTATTAATGGCTTGGGAAGACATGGCAGGGTAAATGATGCCTATAAGCTTTATGAAAAGATGTTAGATTCCGATCAGCCTCCGAATGTAGTAGTATACACTTCACTTATTAGGACTTTTTTCAAGTGTGGTAGGAAGGAGGATGGTCACAAAATTTTCAGGGAGATGGTGGATAGGGGTTGTTCTCCTGATCTTATGCTCCTTAATACTTACATGGATTGTGTTTTCAAAGGTGGTGAAATTGAGAAAGGGAGGGCTTTATTTGAAGAAATAAAAGCTCGGGGGTTAGTTCCTGATGCTTGGAGCTACTCAATTTTAATTCATGGACTTGTGAAAGCAGGATGTTCAAAAGAAACATATAAGTTATTTTATGAGATGAAGGAACAAGGATTGCATTTGGACACGCGTGCATACAACGCTGTAATTGATGGATTCTGCAAGTCTGGTAAGGTCAACAAAGCCTACCAACtgttggaggaaatgaaaacaaAGGGTCTTCAACCTACTGTTGTAACTTATGGTTCTGTCATTGATGGACTCGCTAAAATCGACAGGCTCGATGAAGCATACATGTTATTTGAAGAAGCAAAATCAATTGGTGTTGATTTGAATTTAGTTATCTACAGCAGTCTCATTGATGGGTTTGGGAAGGTGGGAAGAATTGACGAAGCATATTTGATAATGGAGGAGTTGATGCAGAAAGGTCTGACTCCAAACACATACACATGGAGTTGCTTACTTGACGCGTTGGTGAAAGCAGAGGAAATCGATGAAGCTCTTGTCTGCTTTCAAAACATGAAAAACTTGAAATGTTCTCCGAATGATGTTACTTATGCCATTATGATAAATGGCCTTTGCAAGATTAGAAAGTTTAACAAGGCCTTTGTGTTCTGGCAAGAGATGCAGAAACAAGGGTTAAAACCCAACCCTATCACATACACCACCATGATTTCAGGATTGGCAAAGGCTGGAAATGTTAGAGAGGCAAGAGATCTATTTGAGAGATTTAAGGCCAGTGGGGGCGTGCCCGATTCTGCTTGTTATAACGCAATGATGGAAGGATTAAGCAATGCCAATAAAGCAATGGATGCTTATGCGCTTTTTGAAGAAACACGACGGAGAGGTTGTCGTATACACAGCAAAACATGTGTTGTTCTTTTAGATGCATTGCATAAGGCTGAGTGCCTTGAGCAAGCAGCCATTGTTGGTGCTGTCTTAAGAGAAATGGCAAGGTCTCAACATGCTACAAGATTATCTTGA
- the LOC130733006 gene encoding serine acetyltransferase 1, chloroplastic-like: MVRRRFLTSIVSPTKQQGSHHSSSPLAYTSLPSMPMLPSSIPPPQIPKTLDHSWGCSKSFTCQVPPLPVCKYGVKTLHTRSDVEEDAANEVEVDVWMKMKEEAVEDVTVEPILSTYYDTFILSHRSLESSLANHLAVKLSSASLPSTTLYDLFLGVLEGDQGIMDSVKDDLKAVKERDPACISHVHCFLNFKGFLACQAHRVAHRLWSQGRKVLAFMIQNRVSEVFAVDIHPGAKIGSGILLDHATGIVVGETAVIGNDVSILHSVTLGGTGKTSGDRHPKIGDGVLIGAGTCILGNIMVGAGAKIGAGSVVIKDVPPRTTVVGNPAKLVGGKNPVKLDKIPSHTMDHTSNISEFYDYCV; encoded by the exons ATGGTGAGAAGGCGCTTCCTAACCTCCATTGTTTCTCCAACAAAACAACAAGGGTCCCATCATTCTTCTTCACCTCTTGCTTACACCTCTCTTCCCTCCATGCCAATGCTTCCTTCTTCAATTCCACCTCCCCAGATCCCAAAAACCCTTGATCACTCATGGGGTTGCTCCAAAAGCTTCACTTGTCAAGTTCCACCCTTACCCGTCTGCAAATATGGTGTCAAAACCCTGCACACTCGTTCAGATGTGGAGGAAGATGCAGCAAACgaggttgaagttgatgtatggatgaagatgaaagaagaagCTGTAGAAGATGTCACAGTGGAACCTATTCTTTCTACTTACTATGACACCTTCATTTTGTCTCATAGGTCGTTGGAAAGTTCTTTGGCCAATCACCTTGCTGTGAAACTGAGCAGTGCTAGCCTTCCAAGCACTACCCTTTATGATCTTTTCCTGGGAGTTTTGGAAGGTGACCAGGGAATCATGGATTCTGTGAAAGATGATCTGAAGGCTGTGAAGGAGAGGGACCCTGCTTGTATTAGCCACGTGCACTGTTTCTTGAACTTCAAAGGCTTTTTGGCATGCCAGGCTCATAGGGTGGCTCATAGATTGTGGTCACAAGGGAGGAAAGTTCTGGCATTTATGATTCAGAATAGGGTTTCTGAG GTTTTTGCAGTGGATATTCACCCTGGAGCTAAGATTGGAAGTGGGATTTTGCTGGATCATGCAACTGGGATTGTGGTGGGAGAGACTGCTGTGATTGGGAATGATGTGTCAATCTTGCACAGTGTCACATTGGGAGGGACTGGTAAAACCTCTGGGGATAGGCACCCTAAGATTGGTGATGGGGTGCTGATAGGTGCTGGGACTTGTATTTTGGGGAACATTATGGTGGGTGCTGGGGCTAAGATTGGTGCTGGTTCAGTGGTGATCAAGGATGTGCCTCCAAGGACCACAGTTGTTGGGAACCCGGCTAAGTTGGTGGGAGGGAAGAACCCTGTTAAATTGGACAAGATTCCAAGCCATACCATGGATCATACTTCAAATATTTCTGagttttatgattattgtgttTAG
- the LOC130732782 gene encoding uncharacterized protein LOC130732782, whose amino-acid sequence MTRVNDGSQSSTSTYSDATVRRTLYCDCGVLSPLRTSWTEENLGRRFYGCGQYQGRVRRCGFFKWHDPLVNTRQNLMISGLLSQIEVLKKKEMFLIRCLGLCVIVIVLLIIVIGIMVIKA is encoded by the exons ATGACAAGAGTTAACGATGGGAGCCAATCTTCGACAAGCACTTACAGTGATGCCACTGTTCGTAGAACTCTCTACTGTGACTGTGGGGTTTTGTCTCCGTTAAGGACTTCATGGACAGAGGAAAATTTGGGTCGAAGGTTCTATGGGTGTGGACAATACCAG GGTAGGGTAAGGAGGTGTGGGTTCTTCAAATGGCATGATCCTCTTGTAAATACACGCCAGAACTTGATGATTTCTGGATTGCTGAGTCAGattgaagtcttgaagaagaaggagatgtTCTTAATTAGGTGTTTAGGGTTGTGTGTTATTGTGATTGTCCTATTGATCATTGTTATTGGTATCATGGttatcaaagcatga
- the LOC130731505 gene encoding uncharacterized protein LOC130731505: MDRVPKTEPGSSPFIPGSSPPVFASTSPRNLRDMSVSELVAVLRPAFRAEDYDKVEEVLESKYEKLQGQVEMERLERMHLEEQLRQRNEEFDKGKNEKENYEMLLKIMKEAGGLASGGSDSHCIDEMKKKIGELEAENFELKEMKKKLVDDVVELRKKNVELVCENYEMNEMKEKWVDDSSALAELRIRVRVLEDEKFNVHDAFVAVRRKNSELEEGWRKNLVKLEELRAENCKLEEEKRRMKREFGELNRRLAGMEDDMKLLMSVETGGGNIEGDSPAGYRANEEVIGVYEFGGTVKRNEDPYYSLGGVTSQSSNKGCKDAGGGIEKLENDDKIINLDDSDDHADAKKALSGIRIKSDPPSSFVEVQQKSTLTKEIELLKRKLPFTVYSSCTGSSSDEELDVDNLPLSFVRNKRS, translated from the exons ATGGACCGTGTACCCAAAACCGAACCCGGGTCATCCCCATTCATACCCGGGTCATCCCCACCCGTTTTCGCTTCTACCAGCCCCAGAAACCTCAGAGACATGAGCGTTTCGGAGCTGGTTGCGGTGTTGCGCCCTGCGTTTCGGGCGGAGGATTATGATAAGGTCGAGGAGGTTCTGGAGAGCAAGTACGAGAAGCTCCAAGGGCAGGTTGAGATGGAGAGGCTGGAAAGGATGCATCTTGAGGAACAGTTGAGGCAGAGAAATGAAGAGTTTGATAAAGGGAagaatgaaaaggaaaattatGAAATGTTGTTGAAGATTATGAAGGAAGCTGGTGGATTGGCTAGTGGTGGTAGTGATTCTCATTGTATTgatgagatgaagaagaagattggtGAGTTAGAGGCTGAGAATTTTGAATtgaaagagatgaagaaaaagttGGTGGATGATGTTGTAGAGTTAAGGAAAAAGAATGTTGAGTTGGTTTGTGAGAATTATGAGATGAATGAGATGAAGGAGAAATGGGTTGATGATAGTAGTGCTTTGGCTGAGCTTAGGATTAGGGTCAGAGTTTTGGAGGATGAGAAGTTTAATGTTCATGATGCCTTTGTTGCAGTTAGGAGGAAAAATAGTGAACTTGAGGAAGGGTGGAGGAAGAACTTGGTGAAATTGGAGGAGCTGAGGGCTGAGAACTGCAAATTGGAAGAAGAGAAGCGCCGGATGAAGAGGGAATTCGGGGAGCTGAATCGACGGCTTGCGGGTATGGAGGATGATATGAAGTTACTGATGAGTGTAGAAACCGGTGGTGGAAACATTGAGGGAGATTCTCCAGCTGGTTACAGGGCTAATGAGGAGGTCATTGGTGTTTATGAGTTTGGGGGTACTGTGAAAAGAAATGAAGATCCTTACTACTCTCTTGGTGGTGTCACTTCTCAGTCCTCGAACAAAGGTTGCAAGGATGCAG GTGGGGGAATAGAGAAATTGGAGAATGATGATAAGATAATAAACCTAGATGACAGTGACGATCACGCCGATGCAAAGAAGGCCCTTTCTGGAATTAGAATCAAGAGTGACCCTCCAAGTTCATTTGTGGAAGTCCAACAAAAAAGCACTCTTACAAAAGAAATTGAATTACTCAAAAGAAAACTTCCTTTTACTGTTTACTCTTCCTGCACTGGTTCATCGtctgatgaagaattagatGTTGATAATCTTCCATTAAGTTTTGTACGTAACAAGAGGAGTTAA